The Pochonia chlamydosporia 170 chromosome Unknown PCv3seq00017, whole genome shotgun sequence genome includes a window with the following:
- a CDS encoding ankyrin repeat-containing protein (similar to Talaromyces marneffei ATCC 18224 XP_002150299.1), whose amino-acid sequence MSFRSPCHDDPTSMNEGDVILIGHHDISNYNPGQILPESPERIRKIRSWLQPTSYNDVGGEYHKHLASHLPGTGAWLTSSDVYRRWIQSESDGEGMLWIKGIPGSGKSVIAAKLIDELAKSNPGCPVLYFFFRQIIEANHKPLALLRDWMDQLLEYSPPLQKQLIAYVESNRPCDTILMEDMWKDLRAALAGLPGRAFCVADALDEMDHGHGMDMFIKELASLGLWRPKQVKVLITSRPVATIERLLRMAPCLYLRLQETMVDADISTFVEYTLARCETSIQASDKQLIRDAVPGRANGLFLYAKLAMDSFLQPGADIKEVLQRLPVDLNALYNNLLEQHARRPGVSADIQHLILQAITHTARPLRLLELATMINCVSPNGPDGFKRELKSTKDLIRVTCGPLLEILPDETVSVIHHSFTEFLKGITRSVDGCSGYPILQQGSTHSTLALACLRYLQNGCLDGVDAVIRQRHGFSGWTYTSSWNSGDDYSSLIPEPDVQMRLQHPFVEYAVGYWHHHVHKSEAAGQDQTQLNLEIGKFLGDSKSMLAWLQLNWPDHSNEGRITQLHVAARAGLAAYAKGLLRSIDVDVQDAVGKTPLWWAASEGYEEVTQVLIAAGANPDQGEPQCGLRPLHQAAIRNHYAVVKALLEAGADPLPPKLNRTVRPSRSYFRSINYAYVGDSPLEAACVNGCLETVNALLPYIEDTNLTQRALSWAAGGGKSEVVSRLLQHPEVDVNAKVDGVTPIYLASEAYSVPTIETLLQAGADPRVRCDNGHYLNCLHGVCQVGSSRTPNYPDASVLRRIFSLLVQHGVDVNDSTPSGMTALHGAVAGSSVLTQLLIDAGADANAKDNEGATPLYFMSRYTDRFGTPIDPMVILIEQGHADINNIRGDGDSVLHWMVDELSAERVLTFLKYGPECNVLDGRGNGSLHKALGRFAEFPAVIEGILQAGADPNMKNRDGLTPLLCIHRNDNYHCPKLVDILLRAGADLNTVDRDGKTVLFHLLPYWNVLWRDKAALDKIRELVSLGASTSIRDFKGRTILHEVVQTIPDGSTRRLCEGLSCEADLDTLGGLGLDIKAIDHEGNGLLHELASREDNHYRVSALLPLWKYLIAMGLDLADKNHAGRTPLHILCTNDGRSPYSNRRSVMPIDFVIAQAKNLDTADNNGITPLHIAATRGELYTKKLLDAGANPAACTRDGLTALHLASRWGQSNVVGMLLVAMGAETPSIACKTSRTDNLGGRPMARPVKGVNAKAYGRNEITPLFFACRTGRPETVTLLIEAGADATIGKVLEACVQFEEGCRSCKTSQGPGNSGQKTEDNWLLVDTSHCISPRRQRYTKPNPRDYDLGTSETSRVEEILELLFTSRADPSQLGCYANVDSLVDQAVASGKDYVARCLRDVCEKYLPNQATASNQSAGHALAGLTHHLLKETSGQTLKISGFVEPATSNQELFRHFLRRREYHLVEELARLGADFLCVPEEERPSNLAILVRGGLYALVEKIGELVAESRVSQADWHSFGDITRPGLWFAKRDGLSHKDVPVPFLLEAVQRDSPNLEMMRLLVDKFGVDINERRFALGSMHVPDGTRHNVLVPTDSALHYAAKGYCWWHAHQALPYLLEAGAEVNIRSHNGDTPLHMALFKGDSPGPFAKNAARTLIENGADVNAIGNEGRSILACAADDVNMIRLLVSHGATLAADAIFLAIKVTNVAGVKELLSLGADTSMRRGKLFRPEFDPEGRRIHPHSYSVTRLMGVPLYEEVFPLYHAGMSSALRWWRHPGDFAGQLEPERQIVEVLLDHGADPFAKFLSRINTCWEAPSVCDTTKDIPSLEVPEAHRECTILHELLLAGSLVDPFLSLPRLDVNHRDAKGRTLLLAACQSSHGPDAVLDSNKTEAGWEGHNTIFQRLVSLGADLRALDNSGHNVLHHIIAGNCFETTFSDFKVSLDSVLREAPDLIHQMDDDEQTPLHYACIHADIWRDTRAAHALLSAGADPLVVDKNGNNLLHVLAKSLDTSSQLELFQILAGRGVDLNARNKRGETPLLIFCKHERTSYRDEQDDKHENVADKDALLILQGLGADMFAKDAQGRGLLHVAARTDAKWFKVLLDEGLDAMLEDETQQTAVDIAAVSGNQEVLQLFEQNSSR is encoded by the exons ATGTCGTTCAGATCGCCCTGTCACGATGACCCTACCTCCATGAATGAGGGCGATGTCATCTTGATTGGTCACCACGATATTAGCAACTACAATCCGGGCCAGATACTTCCCGAGTCCCCTGAGCGCATCCGTAAGATTCGCTCTTGGCTACAGCCCACATCATAcaatgatgttggtggcgagTATCACAAACACCTTGCTTCCCACCTACCCGGCACGGGCGCCTGGCTCACTTCAAGCGACGTGTATCGGAGATGGATTCAGTCCGAAAGCGACGGGGAAGGTATGCTCTGGATCAAGGGCATCCCTGGATCCGGGAAGTCTGTCATAGCTGCCAAGCTGATCGACGAACTTGCCAAATCAAACCCGGGTTGCCCAGTCTTatacttcttctttcgccAGATCATCGAAGCCAACCATAAGCCTCTGGCCCTTCTCCGAGATTGGATGGATCAGCTCCTGGAATATAGCCCGCCTTTGCAGAAACAGCTTATAGCATATGTTGAGAGTAATCGGCCATGTGATACGATTCTGATGGAGGATATGTGGAAGGACCTGCGTGCTGCACTCGCCGGGTTACCGGGACGGGCCTTCTGCGTCGCCGACGCACTTGACGAGATGGACCATGGCCACGGCATGGACATGTTCATCAAAGAACTTGCGTCTCTCGGCCTGTGGCGGCCAAAACAAGTCAAAGTCTTGATAACAAGTCGCCCAGTAGCAACAATTGAAAGGCTGCTCAGAATGGCCCCGTGCCTTTATTTACGACTTCAGGAAACCATGGTTGACGCCGACATCTCAACATTTGTCGAATACACCCTAGCCAGGTGTGAAACGTCTATCCAAGCAAGCGATAAGCAGCTGATCCGAGATGCTGTACCCGGCCGGGCTAATGGGTTATTTCTCTACGCCAAGCTCGCCATGGACTCATTTCTGCAACCTGGTGCTGATATCAAAGAAGTTCTTCAGCGCCTCCCAGTCGACTTGAATGCTCTATACAATAACCTACTCGAGCAACACGCACGTCGGCCGGGTGTTTCCGCAGACATCCAGCATCTGATCTTGCAAGCCATCACTCATACCGCTCGTCCTTTGCGGTTGTTAGAGCTCGCAACCATGATTAACTGTGTCAGTCCGAACGGACCTGATGGTTTCAAGCGAGAGCTGAAGTCTACCAAGGATCTTATCCGGGTTACATGCGGACCACTGTTGGAGATCCTCCCGGATGAGACAGTCTCCGTCATCCACCATTCCTTCACAGAGTTTCTCAAAGGTATCACGCGATCGGTCGATGGTTGCTCTGGATATCCTATCCTGCAACAAGGATCAACACACTCCACACTTGCTCTTGCGTGTTTGCGCTACCTTCAAAACGGGTGCTTAGATGGTGTGGACGCTGTGATCAGGCAACGCCATGGGTTTAGCGGGTGGACCTATACCAGTTCTTGGAACTCTGGTGATGACTACTCAAGTTTGATACCTGAGCCAGATGTCCAGATGAGGCTACAACATCCATTTGTGGAATACGCAGTCGGCTATTGGCACCACCATGTTCACAAATCTGAGGCTGCCgggcaagaccagacccaactGAACCTAGAAATTGGAAAATTTCTCGGGGACAGTAAATCGATGTTGGCCTGGCTGCAGCTAAATTGGCCGGACCACTCAAACGAAGGACGCATCACACAGCTTCATGTCGCCGCCCGGGCTGGGCTCGCGGCCTATGCCAAGGGCCTTCTCAGAAGCATAGATGTTGATGTTCAGGATGCCGTAGGGAAGACACCACT TTGGTGGGCTGCTTCCGAGGGCTACGAAGAGGTCACTCAAGTGTTGATCGCAGCCGGCGCAAATCCAGACCAAGGTGAACCGCAATGCGGACTTAGACCTCTACACCAAGCGGCCATCAGAAACCATTACGCAGTTGTAAAAGCTCTATTAGAAGCTGGTGCTGACCCTCTTCCACCTAAACTAAATCGCACCGTCAGACCGAGCCGCTCCTATTTTCGATCGATTAATTATGCGTATGTGGGGGATAGTCCACTCGAGGCTGCTTGTGTCAACGGCTGCCTGGAGACGGTGAATGCGCTGCTTCCATATATTGAGGATACTAATCTCACACAACGCGCCTTGTCTTGGGCAGCTGGTGGCGGGAAGTCCGAAGTCGTGTCCCGTCTCCTGCAACATCCAGAAGTGGACGTCAACGCTAAAGTTGATGGTGTCACCCCTATCTATCTTGCCTCTGAAGCCTATAGTGTTCCAACAATCGAAACACTCCTGCAGGCGGGAGCAGACCCAAGGGTAAGATGCGATAACGGTCATTACCTGAACTGTCTGCATGGAGTATGCCAGGTAGGGTCCTCTCGCACGCCAAATTACCCGGATGCTAGCGTCCTGAGAAGAATCTTCTCGCTGCTGGTCCAGCACGGTGTTGACGTCAATGATAGCACCCCATCCGGTATGACTGCGCTGCATGGGGCGGTTGCTGGGTCATCAGTATTGACGCAACTACTCATCGATGCTGGGGCTGATGCAAACGCCAAAGACAATGAGGGAGCGACGCCCCTATACTTTATGTCTCGGTATACCGACAGATTTGGAACACCTATAGACCCCATGGTGATCTTGATCGAACAGGGCCATGCCGACATAAACAATATACGGGGCGACGGGGACAGCGTGCTTCACTGGATGGTGGACGAATTGTCCGCTGAGCGTGTCCTTACTTTCTTGAAGTACGGTCCAGAATGCAACGTGCTTGACGGACGAGGCAATGGCTCGTTGCACAAGGCACTTGGCAGATTTGCAGAGTTCCCTGCTGTCATCGAGGGTATACTTCAGGCGGGAGCCGATCCAAATATGAAGAACCGCGATGGACTGACTCCCCTGCTCTGCATCCACCGTAACGACAACTACCATTGCCCAAAGCTTGTGGACATTCTTCTCAGAGCAGGTGCAGATCTCAACACAGTAGACCGAGACGGGAAAACCGTGTTGTTCCACCTGTTGCCATACTGGAACGTACTCTGGCGGGACAAGGCGGCTCTGGACAAGATTAGAGAGCTTGTCAGCCTGGGTGCCTCGACCTCGATCCGAGACTTCAAAGGCCGAACAATTCTACACGAGGTAGTCCAAACAATACCGGATGGCTCAACAAGACGTCTGTGCGAAGGGTTGTCCTGTGAAGCGGACCTCGATACCCTTGGAGGTCTGGGGCTTGATATCAAAGCCATTGACCATGAGGGGAATGGACTCCTTCACGAGCTTGCTAGTCGGGAGGATAATCACTATCGCGTCTCTGCACTTCTCCCGCTCTGGAAATACCTCATCGCTATGGGTCTCGACCTGGCGGATAAGAACCATGCTGGGCGCACACCGTTGCATATCTTGTGCACCAACGATGGACGATCTCCATATTCCAATCGGAGAAGTGTAATGCCAATTGACTTTGTCATCGCCCAAGCAAAGAACCTCGATACTGCTGACAACAATGGTATTACACCTCTGCACATAGCTGCGACTCGGGGAGAGCTGTACACGAAGAAGCTCTTAGATGCTGGCGCCAATCCAGCAGCATGTACTCGCGATGGTCTAACTGCTCTCCATCTCGCTTCTCGATGGGGTCAAAGTAATGTGGTTGGCATGCTTCTGGTTGCGATGGGCGCCGAAACACCGTCCATTGCTTGCAAGACATCCCGTACAGATAACCTGGGTGGCCGGCCAATGGCACGTCCTGTGAAAGGAGTCAACGCCAAGGCATATGGGAGAAACGAGATCACacctctcttctttgcctgcCGGACAGGGAGACCTGAGACAGTCACCCTACTGATTGAAGCTGGCGCTGATGCTACCATAGGGAAAGTTTTGGAGGCATGCGTACAGTTTGAGGAAGGATGTCGCTCATGTAAAACCTCTCAGGGGCCTGGAAACAGCGGACAGAAGACCGAGGACAATTGGCTCCTGGTGGACACCTCCCACTGCATTAGTCCCAGGCGGCAACGGTACACGAAACCCAACCCCCGCGACTACGACCTGGGTACAAGTGAAACCAGCAGAGTTGAAGAGATTCTGGAACTACTTTTCACCTCTCGAGCTGACCCATCGCAGCTAGGGTGCTACGCAAATGTGGATAGTTTGGTCGACCAGGCTGTTGCTTCCGGTAAAGATTATGTTGCTCGATGTTTGAGAGATGTTTGCGAAAAATATCTACCCAACCAAGCTACTGCAAGCAACCAAAGCGCAGGTCATGCGTTGGCCGGGCTCACGCACCATTTGTTGAAAGAAACATCAGGCCAGACGTTAAAGATATCCGGGTTCGTTGAACCAGCGACTTCTAATCAAGAGCTTTTTCGCCATTTCCTGAGACGGAGGGAGTACCACTTAGTGGAAGAGCTTGCTCGTCTTGGAGCGGACTTTCTCTGTGTGCCCGAAGAGGAACGTCCTAGCAATTTGGCGATTTTAGTGCGAGGTGGCTTATATGCCCTCGTGGAAAAGATAGGCGAACTTGTAGCAGAGTCGAGAGTCAGCCAAGCCGATTGGCACTCCTTTGGAGACATTACACGGCCCGGACTATGGTTCGCAAAGAGAGACGGTTTGAGCCATAAGGATGTGCCTGTACCATTCTTACTCGAGGCAGTTCAAAGAGACTCCCCTAACTTGGAAATGATGCGGCTGCTCGTTGATAAGTTTGGAGTCGATATCAACGAGCGGCGATTTGCGTTAGGGAGCATGCACGTTCCTGACGGAACGCGGCATAATGTACTTGTTCCAACAGACTCAGCGCTTCACTATGCTGCGAAAGGCTACTGCTGGTGGCACGCTCATCAGGCACTCCCTTATCTTCTAGAGGCCGGCGCAGAAGTCAATATCCGCAGCCACAACGGGGACACACCTCTCCATATGGCCCTCTTCAAAGGTGACTCTCCCGGCCCTTTCGCGAAGAATGCAGCAAGGACCTTGATCGAAAATGGGGCAGACGTCAACGCGATTGGAAATGAAGGACGGAGTATCCTGGCATGTgcagcagatgatgtgaaCATGATCAGGCTGCTCGTAAGCCACGGTGCAACCTTGGCAGCCGACGCCATATTCCTCGCAATTAAAGTAACAAACGTGGCAGGTGTTAAAGAGCTTCTATCCCTCGGGGCAGACACAAGTATGCGTCGGGGCAAGCTATTCAGACCGGAATTCGATCCCGAGGGCAGGCGCATACATCCTCATTCGTATAGCGTAACACGGTTGATGGGTGTTCCATTGTATGAGGAAGTGTTCCCTTTGTATCATGCGGGAATGTCATCAGCATTGCGGTGGTGGCGACACCCAGGTGACTTTGCCGGGCAACTTGAGCCTGAAAGACAGATTGTTGAAGTGCTTCTAGACCATGGCGCCGACCCCTTCGCCAAGTTCCTGAGCCGAATCAATACATGTTGGGAAGCGCCTAGCGTATGTGACACCACGAAAGATATTCCTTCGCTGGAGGTGCCCGAAGCTCATCGAGAATGCACAATTCTTCATGAACTGCTCCTGGCCGGGTCGCTGGTAGATCCCTTCCTGAGCCTTCCAAGGCTAGACGTTAACCACCGAGATGCGAAGGGACGGACTCTGCTACTGGCAGCATGCCAGAGTTCACATGGCCCTGATGCTGTCCTTGACTCGAATAAAACAGAGGCGGGTTGGGAGGGCCATAATACCATTTTTCAACGCCTCGTCTCTCTCGGTGCCGACCTCAGGGCACTCGACAACTCTGGGCACAATGTGTTGCATCATATTATTGCGGGAAATTGCTTTGAGACTACGTTTTCCGACTTTAAGGTTTCGCTGGACAGCGTTCTTCGAGAAGCGCCGGACCTCATACACCagatggacgacgacgagcagaCACCATTACACTATGCTTGCATCCACGCCGACATATGGAGAGACACTCGGGCAGCACATGCCCTTCTATCAGCAGGGGCCGATCCCCTCGTCGTTGACAAGAACGGAAACAATCTCCTTCACGTCCTCGCCAAGAGCTTGGACACCTCCAGTCAACTAGAACTATTCCAGATCTTGGCAGGACGAGGTGTAGACTTAAATGCGCGCAATAAGCGCGGCGAAACGCCGTTGCTTATATTTTGCAAGCATGAAAGAACGAGTTATAGAGACGAGCAAGACGATAAGCACGAAAATGTGGCAGATAAAGATGCATTGCTGATACTGCAAGGATTGGGAGCCGATATGTTTGCCAAAGATGCTCAGGGTCGAGGTCTGCTGCATGTGGCGGCCAGGACAGACGCCAAATGGTTCAAGGTCCTTTTGGACGAGGGCCTTGATGCCATGCTAGAGGATGAGACACAACAGACGGCTGTTGATATCGCTGCTGTGTCTGGAAATCAGGAAGTCTTGCAGTTATTTGAGCAGAACTCTTCTAGATGA
- a CDS encoding Acyl-CoA dehydrogenase (similar to Neosartorya fischeri NRRL 181 XP_001259693.1) codes for MTSINAAPATAESGFIFSMPKAENQFTSDIFFRRLLAWYLPGHILAEVEPELRDFAAEAASEKVKEWMVNAEREPPYVKSYNVWGAKHDVDRLVTSEGWKRLRAWGAANGAVAIGYEDKFGEYKRIVQHAKNYFFTPVSAVTSCPLSMSDGAAHLLLEILPGLPSSHPFHEVYHRLTSRKDCLTSGQWMTERPGGSDVQNTETWAVYSPLPNKTGPHGTLGEGDYLVSGFKFFSSATDADIAILLAKTSSGKLSAFLAPLTRTGIDQRGGEKIVTNGIRIHRLKNKLGTKQLPTAELELKNVRAHLVGELDRGVGTISHILNVTRAWAFVGSLAGMRRCMTIAKSFSKARTVFGYPLWILPLHLRTLAGLETKIRGLLHLGFYTIALTSFTESSFPDIPKDTSYAPLPRSQEDAKVILRTLTAVTKAVASKTAVASIQECMEALGGVGYMDEVEEPENMARAFRDVSVNTIWEGTTNVLSSEVVRHLLNKNHLQVFNKWLGVAIDGVEIVELRRVLQNAWGALHDHLDKYRGYLFDALANGRTIMFTIAWIVSGTILGLDASRDHDPVAIEVANRWIFDQEGIPREYILAEMDEVAHRRPSQKGNERAAWDCRLVWGVDLPDFATFGQRPPLQQSKI; via the exons ATGACTTCGATTAACGCGGCGCCGGCCACAGCCGAATCTGGCTTTATTTTCTCTATGCCAAAGGCAGAAAACCAATTCACATCGGACATATTCTTTCGACGTCTCCTTGCCT GGTACCTGCCAGGACATATTTTGGCTGAGGTAGAGCCCGAGCTTAGGGATTTTGCCGCAGAGGCCGCATccgaaaaggtcaaggagtGGATGGTCAATGCAGAAAGGGAGCCACCATATGTCAAGTCATACAATGTCTGGGGTGCCAAACATGATGTGGATAGACTCGTCACCAGTGAAGGCTGGAAGCGACTACGAGCATGGGGAGCGGCCAATGG CGCTGTGGCAATTGGCTATGAAGACAAGTTTGGCGAGTATAAACGTATTGTTCAACACGCCAA GAATTATTTCTTCACCCCAGTGTCCGCCGTTACTTCTTGTCCTCTATCTATGAGTGATGGAGCGGCACATTTGCTGCTCGAAATTTTACCGGGTCTTCCGTCATCCCATCCATTTCACGAAGTGTACCACCGTCTCACATCTCGCAAAGATTGCTTGACATCAGGACAGTGGATGACAGAACGACCTGGGGGCAGTGATGTACAAAACACTGAGACTTGGGCGGTGTATTCGCCACTTCCAAACAAGACCGGGCCACATGGTACGCTAGGAGAGGGCGACTACCTGGTGTCTGGATTCAagtttttttcttctgcAACGGATGCCGATATTGCAATTCTGTTGGCAAAAACAAGCAGCGGCAAACTCAGTGCCTTCTTGGCACCACTCACACGAACAGGCATAGACCAAAGAGGCGGAGAGAAGATAGTCACGAATGGCATTCGCATCCATCGCCTTAAAAATAAGTTAGGTACGAAGCAGTTGCCAACtgctgagcttgagctcaAAAACGTTCGTGCTCATCTGGTCGGGGAGTTGGACCGAGGTGTTGGCACCATCTCCCATATTTTAAACGTCACTCGCGCCTGGGCTTTCGTCGGATCTTTGGCGGGCATGCGGCGATGTATGACCATTGCAAAATCTTTTTCCAAAGCCCGCACTGTTTTTGGGTATCCCCTATGGATTCTGCCCTTGCACCTCCGAACACTGGCTGGCCTGGAGACTAAAATTCGCGGCTTGCTGCATCTAGGCTTTTACACCATTGCCCTGACAAGCTTCACTGAAAGTTCCTTCCCGGATATCCCCAAAGACACCTCGTATGCGCCACTTCCGCGGTCtcaagaagatgccaaggTGATCCTCCGGACCCTTACTGCGGTGACAAAAGCCGTGGCCAGTAAAACAGCTGTCGCATCCATCCAGGAATGCATGGAAGCCCTGGGAGGTGTGGGATACATGGATGAAGTGGAAGAGCCGGAGAACATGGCTCGGGCTTTTCGTGATGTCagcgtcaacaccatctggGAGGGTACCACAAATGTGCTCAGCAGTGAGGTTGTACGCCATCTACTGAACAAAAACCATCTTCAAGTTTTCAACAAATGGTTAGGTGTAGCAATTGACGGGGTGGAAATTGTCGAACTTCGCAGGGTTCTTCAAAACGCTTGGGGGGCTTTGCATGACCACCTGGACAAGTATCGCGGGTACTTGTTTGACGCCCTGGCAAACGGTAGAACCATCATGTTCACTATAGCGTGGATCGTTAGTGGAACAATACTTGGCCTTGATGCGAGTCGTGATCACGATCCGGTAGCCATCGAAGTCGCTAATCGCTGGATTTTTGATCAGGAAGGCATCCCCCGTGAATATATactggctgagatggatgaAGTAGCACATAGAAGACCATCGCAAAAAGGGAACGAACGGGCTGCATGGGATTGTAGGTTGGTTTGGGGAGTCGATCTGCCAGACTTTGCGACATTTGGTCAACGTCCACCCCTTCAGCAATCAAAAATTTGA
- a CDS encoding capsular associated protein (similar to Colletotrichum gloeosporioides Nara gc5 XP_007274599.1) encodes MRLQKSNPARILLSRDLKNGLYLVLFGHGILFAGIFLFDAHEAEVRYLYLQKLPSLVLDALLLSITILCSASLLISDESTSFAVRISLFIFLASLWSNIVTERIMPPLQPFRIVTLATVTSSAALLVDIQFSCALKTALSVPKMHFRKIAVFLYFIFMTALWMWYWGFAGLPATSLGVAIEKLHSQATTDAANWAAQAASSKTLSDAVISYKRRYGLPPPPNFHKWHEFATARGSLVIDSFDQIFDDLLPFWGIAPREIRIKTIRAIQESEKNVGGLQIVNGTVKQSPNIPGTHRWMTDALERMIDPFAKSLPDMFIAFNLADECRVSVPYEQLTALEERGQNSVSRLIENSKHDATNELYLEAKSWPESFETMDSMLQGNDVNMLQRPVFMKNAQRQIYHELVASTCPPRSLSRQHHWNDWSKVCSNCILAHSVITKNGPIPRGGGILSDMCHQPDLAGQYGFFMSPFYMEGTRDIHPIFSQAKVRGFSDILVPSPWDFANKSTYDATADMSWTKKHNSLYWRGSSTDGFAKHGMSDGFLRTRFVHEAYQQAKGACQQDQIGCGSINATFVGDVFKCDKQDCQSQRTSFSRWSQMTYPAQAPSNRAGGSHSRLPDAEPFESNWKFRHLMDMDGAGFSGRFLPFLRSRSLVYRAALFRTWFDERLVAWKHYVPADPRLGVGFWSTFWYLSRGFSSENPGAEAQEGLDIAKDIAEEGRSWAAKAIRSEDMQIYTFRLLLEWGRITSDNRESLWYE; translated from the coding sequence ATGCGGTTGCAGAAGAGCAACCCGGCTCGCATTTTGCTGTCCAGAGACCTGAAGAACGGACTGTATCTTGTTCTGTTTGGACATGGGATCTTGTTCGCAGGCATCTTCTTGTTTGACGCGCACGAGGCTGAAGTCAGGTATCTCTACCTACAAAAGTTGCCGTCTTTGGTTCTTGATGCATTGTTACTGTCGATTACAATATTGTGCTCCGCAAGCCTCTTGATATCTGATGAGTCAACATCTTTCGCCGTCCGGATATCGCTCTTCATATTTCTAGCCTCTCTTTGGTCAAATATTGTCACGGAGAGAATAATGCCGCCTCTGCAGCCTTTCAGAATTGTCACGCTTGCCACAGTGACGTCCAGCGCGGCGCTGCTGGTTGATATACAGTTTTCTTGTGCTTTGAAGACCGCCTTAAGTGTTCCAAAGATGCACTTCAGGAAAATTGCCGTATTTTTATACTTTATTTTTATGACGGCCTTGTGGATGTGGTACTGGGGGTTTGCCGGGCTTCCGGCAACAAGTCTCGGAGTGGCTATTGAGAAACTGCACAGTCAAGCAACGACTGACGCAGCTAACTGGGCCGCGCAGGCTGCTTCAAGCAAAACATTAAGCGACGCTGTCATTTCTTATAAAAGACGATACGGGCTGCCGCCTCCCCCTAACTTCCATAAATGGCACGAGTTTGCAACCGCACGGGGATCCCTGGTCATCGACAGTTTCGATCAGATTTTTGACGACCTTCTCCCATTTTGGGGTATTGCACCTAGAGAGATTCGAATCAAAACTATACGAGCTATACAGGAGAGCGAAAAGAATGTAGGTGGACTTCAGATTGTAAATGGAACAGTGAAGCAATCGCCAAATATCCCTGGAACACATCGTTGGATGACTGACGCACTTGAACGGATGATCGATCCCTTTGCAAAGTCGTTACCGGATATGTTTATTGCATTCAATCTTGCAGATGAATGTAGGGTCTCAGTACCCTACGAACAGCTTACGGCGCTTGAGGAACGTGGGCAAAACAGCGTATCTCGACTCATTGAAAACAGCAAACATGATGCAACGAACGAGTTATATCTGGAAGCGAAATCATGGCCAGAGTCGTTTGAGACTATGGATTCGATGCTGCAGGGGAACGATGTGAATATGTTACAACGCCCCGTTTTCATGAAGAATGCTCAGCGTCAGATCTACCACGAGTTGGTTGCTTCTACTTGCCCGCCCAGGTCTCTTAGTCGTCAACACCATTGGAATGATTGGAGCAAAGTTTGCTCCAATTGTATTCTGGCGCATTCCGTTATAACAAAGAACGGTCCGATTCCCAGAGGGGGCGGGATACTGAGTGATATGTGTCACCAACCTGATCTAGCAGGCCAATACGGATTCTTCATGTCGCCATTTTATATGGAGGGTACGAGAGATATTCATCCAATTTTTAGCCAGGCAAAGGTTCGTGGCTTCTCGGACATTCTAGTCCCGTCACCTTGGGATTTTGCAAACAAGAGTACCTACGATGCAACAGCCGACATGTCCTGGACTAAAAAGCATAATAGCCTGTACTGGCGAGGGTCCAGCACAGATGGATTCGCCAAGCATGGAATGTCGGATGGGTTTCTGAGGACAAGATTTGTACACGAAGCGTATCAGCAAGCAAAGGGTGCATGTCAGCAGGACCAGATCGGCTGCGGCAGTATCAATGCAACCTTTGTGGGGGATGTTTTCAAGTGCGATAAGCAGGATTGCCAATCACAGAGGACGTCATTCTCCCGCTGGAGCCAAATGACTTATCCAGCACAAGCCCCATCCAACAGAGCAGGAGGATCTCATAGTCGACTGCCGGATGCTGAGCCGTTTGAATCGAATTGGAAGTTTCGACACCTGATGGATATGGATGGTGCTGGGTTCAGTGGACGGTTTCTTCCATTTTTGAGAAGTCGCAGCTTGGTGTACCGAGCGGCGCTTTTTCGGACCTGGTTTGATGAGCGTCTAGTCGCTTGGAAGCATTATGTGCCAGCGGATCCAAGGCTTGGAGTTGGTTTTTGGAGTACGTTTTGGTATCTATCTAGAGGCTTCAGTTCGGAGAACCCCGGGGCTGAGGCACAAGAAGGCCTAGACATCGCCAAAGATATTGCAGAAGAAGGCCGTTCATGGGCCGCGAAGGCGATTCGGTCAGAAGACATGCAAATATACACATTCCGTCTTCTGCTTGAATGGGGAAGAATCACAAGCGACAACAGGGAATCATTATGGTACGAGTAG